From one Phycodurus eques isolate BA_2022a chromosome 19, UOR_Pequ_1.1, whole genome shotgun sequence genomic stretch:
- the stx4 gene encoding syntaxin-4: protein MRDRTKELGNKGYASDDDDEGESLMKPGGSSAKEEKDNESFFRKVQEIHEGLYSLKRMVCDLENKQKRVLGVALPEEGMKKELQMLRDEIKMLAGQIQRKLKSIEPKKGDDDGKYVSVNVRMQRTQHAVLSREFVEMMGHCNTIQAQYRDRNVERIHRQLKITGTKVTDEELDSMLESGQTDVFTQNILNDAKATKQALNEIESRHDEILKLERSIRDLHDMFQYLAMEVEAQGEMVDQIEHNIKQSSNYVERAKENTEKAVTYQQKALQGNIFKDCLKKIWIAICLAVVILILAISLAATFS from the exons ATGCGGGACCGAACTAAAGAATTGGGGAAC AAAGGATATGCTTCAGACGATGATGATGAGGGCGAATCTCTGATGAAACCTGGAGGCTCTTCAGCCAAGGAGGAGAAGGACAATGAGAGCTTCTTTAGAAAG GTGCAAGAAATCCACGAGGGCCTTTACAGTCTGAAGAGAATGGTTTGCGACCTTGAGAACAAGCAGAAAAGGGTTCTGGGCGTGGCGCTGCCTGAGGAGG GCATGAAGAAAGAGCTGCAGATGCTACGAGATGAAATCAAGATGCTGGCCGGTCAAATCCAGAGGAAACTCAAGA GTATCGAACCCAAGAAGGGAGACGACGATGGCAAATATGTGTCCGTCAACGTTCGCATGCAGCGCACTCAG CACGCCGTCCTGTCCAGAGAGTTTGTGGAGATGATGGGCCACTGCAACACCATCCAGGCACAGTATAGAGACCGCAATGTGGAACGGATACATAGGCAACTCAAGATCA CTGGCACCAAAGTCACAGACGAGGAGCTGGATTCAATGCTGGAGAGCGGCCAGACAGACGTTTTCACGCAAAAT ATCCTGAATGACGCCAAGGCCACCAAACAAGCGCTGAACGAGATCGAGTCGCGGCACGACGAGATCCTCAAGCTGGAACGGAGCATCAGAGATCTTCATGACATGTTCCAGTACCTCGCCATGGAGGTGGAGGCTCAG GGGGAGATGGTGGACCAGATCGAGCACAACATCAAGCAGTCGTCCAACTACGTGGAAAGAGCCAAAGAGAACACGGAAAAAGCAGTCACGTATCAGCAGAAAGCACTGCAAGGTAACATTTTTAAGGACTGTCTA AAAAAGATCTGGATAGCAATCTGCTTGGCTGTGGTCATCCTCATCCTCGCCATCTCACTGGCCGCCACTTTCTCCTGA